One Candidatus Binataceae bacterium genomic region harbors:
- a CDS encoding carbon starvation CstA family protein — translation MKAFRYLIWIGVAMLGAVALSILATARGEAEPNVLWFVVAAVSFYAVGYRFYSRFIADRVLELDDAHVTPAIRLANGRDYVPTQKWITFGHHFAAIAGPGPLVGPVLAAQFGYLPSTIWIIIGAVLGGCVQDFVILGYSLKRDGRSLGKMASEEIGPVGGFTALVGVLMIMVILIAVLGLVVVNAMKHSIWATSTVASTVPIAMLVGIYMTHIRPGRFVEGSVLGFGLVMLAVLGGRWVEGFSFAHYFNQDAPSLAVWIIIYGFLASVLPIWLLLAPRDYLSAFIKIGTIVALALGIVWTHPQALMPPLTQFIDGTGPVFAGKVFPFAFITVACGAISGFHSLIASGTTPKMLEQERDARIIGYGGMLMESFVAIMAMVAAVMLQPGVYFAINSPAGVVGTGPAACAKISGWGFEVTDAHMQELAADVGESSLYARTGGAPSLAVGMAHIFANSLGGKALMALWYHFAIMFEALFILSTLDAGTRVARFMLQDLLGHLHESLADSSSYVNVLATSLVIVAAWGYFLYFGTIDPLGGINSLWPLFGIANQMLATIALCVATSAMVRGGKARYAFVTLIPLVWLVAVTMTAGIQKIFSASPAIGFLAHATILGVEAASPATSATRVAEIGRLIWNDRVDAMMTAFFIAAVIVILCDSLRVWTRLAILGQAPGAPSSEEAA, via the coding sequence GTGAAGGCGTTTCGTTATTTAATTTGGATCGGCGTTGCGATGCTGGGCGCGGTGGCGCTCTCAATCCTGGCGACGGCGCGCGGCGAGGCGGAGCCCAACGTGCTGTGGTTCGTCGTCGCGGCGGTCTCCTTCTATGCCGTCGGCTACCGCTTCTACTCGCGATTTATTGCCGACCGCGTGCTCGAGCTCGACGATGCTCACGTCACGCCCGCGATTCGCCTCGCCAATGGCCGCGACTATGTGCCGACGCAGAAGTGGATCACCTTCGGCCATCACTTCGCCGCGATCGCCGGTCCCGGTCCGCTCGTTGGCCCTGTGCTGGCCGCGCAATTCGGCTACCTGCCCTCGACAATCTGGATCATCATCGGCGCCGTGCTCGGCGGATGCGTCCAGGATTTCGTCATCCTCGGCTACTCGCTGAAACGCGACGGCCGCTCGCTCGGCAAGATGGCGTCGGAGGAGATCGGCCCCGTGGGCGGCTTCACCGCGCTCGTCGGCGTGTTGATGATCATGGTGATCCTGATCGCCGTGCTCGGCCTCGTCGTCGTCAACGCGATGAAGCACAGCATCTGGGCCACTTCGACCGTCGCCTCGACGGTGCCGATCGCGATGCTGGTCGGGATCTACATGACGCACATCCGGCCCGGCCGCTTCGTCGAAGGCTCGGTGCTCGGCTTCGGCCTCGTGATGCTGGCGGTGCTCGGCGGGCGCTGGGTCGAGGGCTTCAGCTTCGCGCACTACTTCAATCAGGACGCGCCCAGCCTGGCCGTGTGGATCATCATCTACGGCTTTCTCGCCTCGGTGCTGCCGATCTGGCTGCTACTCGCGCCGCGTGACTATCTGTCAGCTTTTATCAAGATTGGAACGATCGTCGCGCTCGCGCTCGGAATCGTGTGGACTCATCCGCAGGCCCTGATGCCGCCGCTCACTCAGTTCATCGACGGCACCGGCCCGGTCTTCGCCGGCAAGGTGTTTCCATTCGCGTTTATCACCGTGGCGTGCGGTGCGATCTCGGGATTCCATTCGCTGATCGCCTCCGGCACAACGCCCAAGATGCTCGAGCAGGAGCGCGACGCGCGCATAATCGGCTACGGCGGGATGCTGATGGAGTCGTTCGTCGCGATCATGGCGATGGTCGCGGCGGTGATGCTCCAGCCCGGCGTTTACTTCGCGATCAACAGCCCCGCGGGTGTCGTCGGCACGGGGCCGGCCGCGTGCGCAAAGATCAGCGGATGGGGCTTCGAGGTCACCGACGCGCACATGCAAGAACTCGCCGCCGATGTCGGCGAGTCGTCGCTCTATGCGCGCACGGGCGGAGCGCCGTCGCTCGCGGTCGGGATGGCGCATATCTTCGCCAACTCGCTCGGCGGCAAGGCACTGATGGCGCTCTGGTACCATTTCGCGATCATGTTCGAGGCGCTCTTCATCCTGAGCACGCTCGACGCTGGCACGCGCGTCGCGCGCTTCATGCTCCAGGATCTGCTCGGGCATCTGCATGAATCGCTCGCCGACAGCTCGTCATACGTCAACGTGCTCGCGACTTCGCTCGTGATCGTCGCGGCATGGGGTTACTTTTTATATTTCGGCACGATCGATCCGCTGGGCGGGATCAATTCGCTGTGGCCGCTGTTCGGAATCGCCAACCAGATGCTCGCGACGATCGCGCTCTGCGTGGCGACCAGCGCGATGGTCCGCGGCGGCAAGGCGCGCTACGCGTTCGTCACGCTGATTCCGCTCGTATGGCTCGTCGCAGTGACGATGACTGCCGGTATACAGAAGATCTTCAGCGCGAGCCCCGCAATTGGCTTCCTCGCGCACGCCACGATACTGGGCGTCGAGGCCGCTTCGCCGGCGACCAGCGCCACGCGCGTGGCCGAGATCGGGCGGCTTATCTGGAACGATCGCGTCGATGCGATGATGACGGCATTCTTTATCGCCGCGGTCATCGTGATTCTGTGCGATTCGCTGCGAGTATGGACCAGGCTTGCGATCCTGGGCCAGGCGCCGGGCGCGCCAAGCTCGGAGGAAGCCGCATGA
- the tatA gene encoding twin-arginine translocase TatA/TatE family subunit, whose protein sequence is MDILSPSHLIILLIIVLIIFGPSKLGDVGGAVGKAVKDFKRAMNDDEPAKVVTKAEDPAKTTEIKATEIKADKA, encoded by the coding sequence ATGGATATTCTGTCCCCATCGCATCTGATCATTCTGCTGATAATCGTGCTGATCATCTTCGGCCCGAGCAAACTCGGCGACGTAGGCGGCGCCGTCGGCAAAGCCGTCAAAGACTTCAAGCGCGCAATGAACGACGACGAGCCCGCCAAGGTCGTGACCAAGGCCGAAGATCCCGCCAAGACGACGGAGATCAAGGCCACGGAAATCAAAGCCGACAAGGCCTGA
- a CDS encoding sigma-54 dependent transcriptional regulator, protein MNTETASAGWAPQSSGPYRILVVEDEPLMRSIIVQLARSEGYQVFEAPAAEIAIGIFEKEKIDLAILDLNLTSGGSGLDLLGKIRDLDPEAMGIIVTAYASVESAVEALRKGAYDYITKPFANDHLKAVVRNALSQKALFHENRFLRRELREKYRFENIIGKSDAIEQVFRVMEKVARTDSSVLITGESGTGKELVARAIHFTSERANGRFLPINCGALPENLLESELFGYKRGAFTGAGQDKIGLLKAADKGTIFFDEIGELPLALQVKLLRALQERECYPLGSNEPVAFDVRVLCATNRNLEAEVKAGRFREELLYRINVINLNLPALRERKDDIPLLANHFMRKYEKSLNRVNMRFSKGAMRLLINYPWPGNVRELENSIERAAILAETDVIHSHDLPDKLRSTSPVVASIESSGMTLEELEREHIKRILDKVEGDKVKAAQALGIHLSTLYRKVQRYRLDNEGIPAAAHETPARTA, encoded by the coding sequence ATGAATACCGAAACTGCATCCGCAGGATGGGCGCCGCAGTCGAGCGGACCGTATCGAATTCTGGTCGTAGAAGACGAGCCGCTGATGCGGTCGATTATCGTCCAGCTCGCGCGCAGCGAGGGCTACCAGGTCTTCGAAGCGCCCGCGGCTGAGATCGCGATCGGAATCTTCGAGAAGGAAAAAATCGATCTTGCGATCCTCGACCTTAACCTGACCAGCGGCGGCAGCGGTCTCGATCTGCTCGGCAAAATCCGCGACCTCGATCCCGAGGCGATGGGCATCATCGTCACCGCCTACGCGAGCGTCGAGTCGGCCGTCGAGGCGTTGCGCAAGGGCGCCTACGATTACATCACCAAGCCCTTTGCCAACGATCATCTGAAGGCGGTCGTGCGCAACGCGCTCTCGCAGAAGGCGCTCTTTCACGAGAACCGCTTCCTGCGCCGCGAGCTGCGCGAGAAGTACCGCTTCGAAAATATTATCGGCAAGAGCGACGCGATCGAGCAGGTCTTCCGCGTGATGGAAAAAGTCGCGCGCACCGATTCGAGCGTGCTCATCACCGGAGAATCGGGCACCGGCAAGGAGTTGGTCGCGCGCGCGATCCATTTCACCTCCGAGCGCGCCAACGGCCGCTTCCTGCCCATCAACTGCGGCGCATTGCCCGAGAATCTCCTCGAGAGCGAGCTCTTCGGCTACAAGCGCGGCGCGTTCACTGGCGCGGGCCAGGACAAGATCGGTCTGCTCAAGGCGGCAGACAAGGGCACCATCTTCTTCGACGAGATCGGCGAGCTGCCGCTCGCACTCCAGGTCAAGTTGCTGCGCGCGCTGCAGGAGCGCGAATGCTATCCGCTCGGCTCCAACGAGCCGGTCGCATTCGACGTGCGCGTGCTGTGCGCGACCAATCGCAACCTCGAGGCCGAGGTGAAGGCGGGCCGCTTCCGCGAGGAACTGCTCTACCGCATCAACGTCATCAATCTCAATTTGCCAGCGCTGCGCGAGCGCAAGGACGATATCCCGCTGCTGGCGAATCATTTCATGCGCAAGTACGAGAAATCGCTCAACCGCGTGAACATGCGTTTCTCGAAAGGCGCGATGCGCCTGCTGATCAACTATCCGTGGCCCGGCAACGTGCGCGAGCTCGAAAATTCGATCGAGCGCGCCGCGATCCTGGCCGAGACCGACGTAATCCACTCGCACGATCTACCGGATAAGCTGCGCAGCACCTCGCCCGTCGTCGCGAGTATCGAAAGCTCGGGCATGACCCTCGAGGAGCTCGAGCGCGAGCATATCAAGCGCATCCTCGACAAGGTCGAAGGCGACAAGGTCAAGGCCGCGCAGGCCCTCGGCATCCACCTCTCGACGCTGTATCGCAAGGTGCAGCGCTATCGTCTCGATAACGAGGGAATACCCGCAGCCGCCCATGAGACGCCGGCGCGGACGGCCTAG
- a CDS encoding ATP-binding protein yields the protein MSKSKPLHREPTDSPIEATSEELDVIRDQLAVIEQMLARIWGNQIYSREPKSLETRAAAADLIERHFDGIVDQWVEMVHGIMGGPDVLHIDPETHERVHANMGNSLIRLVSHLRNPDDLRTYIHLRKHCQEGMLARAKPSQFNTIHIALKQVVLGHVRATLSGEAQERVRDVVVASIDERRLMVSQFYIESRERALRDSEQKYRNTIDHAPDPMYEIEPHTWVVLGANAAAEQLHKMEADHDGDHGPILGRPLTQFVPAELAASVVMALEQVLREGSAQTPEFPVGPFFFDVNSALINYGDKRFIQMILRDVTQRREMLDSLLKAERLAAAGTFAAGVAHEVNNPLASISSLVQSLLTGETDEQRRITLHTILSQITRISGTLKDLVNFARPATAQRTAVNLNIVVSDTLRLVSYNKRFSGIQIEPLLAADLKPAFVDDKEIQQVILNLLFNAADATAAEGGVIRVVTENLKSGHGADKRNRIMVKVIDNGIGIPREHLERVFDPFFTTKPAGAGAGLGLSLCQRIILSNKGTIKVESEVGRGTAVTITLPGMDELHQQQAAQIQ from the coding sequence GTGTCAAAATCGAAACCTCTTCATCGTGAGCCAACCGACTCACCAATCGAGGCAACCTCCGAGGAGCTCGACGTAATCCGCGACCAACTCGCGGTTATCGAGCAGATGCTCGCGCGCATCTGGGGTAACCAGATTTATAGCCGCGAGCCCAAGAGCCTGGAGACACGCGCCGCGGCGGCAGACCTTATCGAGCGGCACTTCGACGGGATTGTCGACCAGTGGGTTGAAATGGTGCACGGCATCATGGGCGGCCCCGATGTACTGCACATCGATCCCGAAACGCACGAGCGCGTTCACGCCAACATGGGCAACTCGCTCATCCGGCTGGTCTCGCATCTCCGCAATCCCGACGACCTCCGCACCTACATTCATCTTCGCAAGCACTGCCAGGAAGGGATGCTGGCGCGCGCCAAACCCTCGCAGTTCAACACCATTCATATCGCGCTGAAGCAGGTGGTGCTCGGACATGTCCGCGCGACGCTCAGCGGCGAGGCTCAGGAGCGTGTGCGCGACGTCGTCGTCGCCTCGATCGACGAGCGGCGCCTGATGGTCTCGCAGTTCTATATCGAATCGCGCGAGCGCGCCCTGCGCGACTCCGAGCAGAAGTATCGCAACACGATCGACCACGCGCCCGATCCGATGTACGAAATCGAGCCGCACACCTGGGTCGTGCTGGGTGCGAATGCGGCGGCTGAGCAGCTTCACAAGATGGAAGCCGATCACGATGGCGATCACGGTCCGATCCTGGGGCGGCCGCTCACCCAGTTCGTTCCCGCGGAGCTGGCGGCCAGCGTGGTTATGGCGCTCGAGCAAGTGCTGCGCGAAGGCTCGGCGCAAACTCCCGAGTTCCCGGTCGGTCCATTTTTCTTCGACGTAAATTCCGCGCTTATCAATTATGGCGACAAGCGCTTCATTCAGATGATCCTGCGCGACGTCACGCAGCGCCGCGAGATGCTGGATTCTCTGCTCAAGGCCGAACGCCTCGCGGCAGCGGGCACCTTCGCCGCCGGCGTAGCGCACGAGGTGAACAATCCGCTCGCCTCGATCTCTTCGCTCGTGCAATCGCTGCTAACGGGCGAGACCGACGAGCAGCGCCGTATCACGCTGCATACGATCCTGTCGCAGATCACGCGCATCTCGGGGACGCTCAAGGATCTTGTCAACTTCGCCCGTCCTGCGACCGCGCAGCGCACCGCAGTCAATCTCAATATCGTGGTCTCCGATACCCTCCGGCTCGTCAGCTACAACAAGCGCTTTTCCGGAATTCAGATCGAACCGCTGCTGGCGGCGGATCTCAAGCCGGCGTTCGTCGACGACAAGGAAATTCAGCAAGTCATTTTGAATCTGCTGTTCAACGCCGCGGATGCGACCGCTGCCGAGGGCGGCGTGATTCGCGTCGTGACCGAGAACCTCAAGTCCGGGCACGGCGCCGACAAGCGCAACCGGATTATGGTCAAGGTGATCGACAACGGTATCGGGATCCCGCGCGAGCACTTGGAGCGCGTGTTCGATCCGTTCTTCACGACCAAGCCGGCAGGCGCGGGCGCGGGCCTCGGGCTCTCGCTCTGCCAGCGCATCATCCTGAGCAATAAGGGCACGATCAAAGTCGAGAGCGAGGTCGGCCGCGGCACGGCGGTCACGATCACGCTGCCCGGCATGGACGAACTTCACCAGCAGCAGGCCGCACAGATTCAATGA
- a CDS encoding glycosyltransferase — MLTGSGENPAIVAHGKFFSKFGHKFFLKAMRLDDVGDALDFDQKLKLRYRLDALKLAHTTGLILSEEQAYSILDVVAQTGLYAIVELRVTVDEVQNRDKFAAATSRIAHAANILQANPALVGFLIDCPITQDALRAGGLAPVRKRLGALLTTIRERAAQALISIKLRPETRALSMLEEDFLYGEIAALPPVEIRDFVVSLHNVAEIRPVLIEFAQTSPGQDEAVAMAFGTGAAGVVAPPVPAPASHDWLGVRMLRASELMPFVTLNGTCPPRPQAIPMVSVVICAYNAERTMRPCLESLRKLEYPNYEVVIVDDGSSDTTAEISMDFPEFRLIRQANKGLSVARNVGMHAARGEIIAYTDSDCVVDPHWLTLIVRAMEQGGFDGCGGPNLSPHEDGRIEACCAASPGAPCHVLVSDNEAEHLAGCNMIFTKAALSKIGGFDPIFRTAGDDVDICWRLIGAGFRLGFAPAAFVWHFRRNTIKAYYGQQRGYGRAEALLYPRYAERFNLLGQIAWRGTIPGIARTIPGGSTKRVLWGAYNAGTQTLFDPALTLAKVLPATFEWNVMAALAVVVSVAFGWTPIPALAMLALGPIWALYYGWHAPLEKCHRRFTSRLLIAYLSYTGPMIRTITRYKTRAAAIMKKEDAEMVRQRPTINWLKRSVSLNYWNEDYTLRESLLDRMLKTFARVGHPVAIDQGWNDYDAELRPNVWTRIELKTADEEHGGNRVTNRVVARVRLTKLSHYALGAGATLVAAAGFAGVPELALGLAALTIAGAICLASAMIEAGNGAYRAVENCAAELNLMPMGKPVREAAEVPTTTGAPIPAPIQSNRERAAD, encoded by the coding sequence ATGCTTACCGGATCGGGCGAGAACCCCGCGATAGTTGCTCATGGAAAGTTCTTCTCCAAATTCGGCCACAAGTTCTTCCTCAAGGCGATGCGCCTCGACGATGTCGGCGATGCGCTCGACTTCGACCAGAAGCTCAAGCTCCGCTATCGCCTCGATGCGCTGAAGCTGGCGCACACGACTGGGCTTATCCTCTCTGAAGAGCAAGCCTACTCCATTCTCGATGTCGTCGCCCAAACCGGACTTTATGCGATCGTCGAACTACGAGTCACGGTCGATGAGGTCCAGAATCGCGACAAATTCGCGGCGGCGACCTCACGAATCGCGCACGCCGCCAATATCCTGCAAGCCAACCCTGCGCTCGTCGGCTTTCTGATCGATTGCCCGATAACCCAGGATGCTCTTCGCGCGGGCGGCCTGGCTCCCGTGCGCAAGCGGCTGGGGGCGCTCCTTACGACGATTCGCGAACGTGCGGCGCAGGCCCTCATCTCGATCAAGCTGCGGCCCGAGACGCGCGCGCTGTCGATGCTCGAAGAAGATTTCCTCTACGGCGAGATTGCTGCGCTGCCGCCGGTCGAGATTCGTGACTTCGTGGTGAGCCTGCACAACGTCGCCGAGATTCGCCCCGTGCTGATCGAGTTTGCGCAAACCTCGCCGGGGCAGGACGAAGCGGTGGCGATGGCTTTCGGGACGGGTGCGGCTGGAGTGGTGGCGCCGCCGGTTCCTGCTCCGGCGTCTCACGACTGGCTGGGAGTCAGAATGCTGCGCGCGTCGGAGTTGATGCCGTTCGTCACGCTCAACGGCACTTGCCCGCCGCGTCCGCAGGCCATCCCGATGGTCTCGGTCGTTATCTGCGCCTACAACGCGGAGCGCACGATGCGCCCGTGTCTCGAATCACTGCGCAAGCTCGAATACCCGAACTACGAAGTCGTTATCGTCGATGACGGCTCGAGCGATACGACCGCTGAAATCTCGATGGATTTCCCCGAGTTTCGCCTGATTCGCCAGGCTAACAAGGGCCTCAGCGTGGCACGCAACGTCGGAATGCATGCGGCGCGCGGCGAGATCATCGCCTACACCGATTCAGACTGCGTCGTCGATCCGCACTGGCTGACGCTGATCGTCCGTGCGATGGAGCAGGGCGGTTTCGACGGATGCGGCGGACCCAACCTGTCGCCGCACGAAGACGGCCGTATCGAAGCGTGCTGCGCCGCCTCGCCGGGCGCGCCCTGTCACGTGCTCGTGTCGGACAACGAGGCCGAGCATCTGGCGGGATGCAACATGATCTTCACCAAGGCCGCGCTTTCGAAGATCGGCGGCTTCGATCCGATCTTCCGGACGGCGGGTGACGACGTCGACATTTGCTGGCGCCTGATAGGCGCGGGCTTCCGGCTTGGATTCGCACCCGCGGCCTTCGTCTGGCATTTCCGCCGCAACACCATCAAAGCTTATTACGGCCAGCAGCGCGGCTATGGCCGCGCCGAGGCTCTGCTCTATCCGCGCTATGCCGAGCGCTTTAACCTGCTCGGCCAAATCGCGTGGCGCGGCACGATCCCCGGTATCGCGAGAACGATCCCCGGTGGTTCCACAAAGCGCGTGCTCTGGGGCGCTTATAACGCGGGGACCCAGACGTTGTTTGACCCTGCGCTTACATTGGCCAAGGTCCTGCCCGCGACGTTCGAATGGAACGTGATGGCGGCGCTGGCAGTCGTCGTCTCGGTCGCGTTTGGATGGACTCCTATCCCGGCGCTCGCGATGCTCGCCCTCGGTCCCATCTGGGCGCTCTATTACGGATGGCATGCGCCGCTCGAGAAATGCCATCGGAGGTTCACTTCGCGGCTCTTGATCGCGTACTTGTCGTACACGGGTCCGATGATCCGCACGATCACGCGATACAAAACGCGCGCGGCGGCAATTATGAAAAAAGAAGACGCTGAGATGGTTCGGCAGCGCCCGACGATCAACTGGCTCAAACGCTCGGTGAGCCTCAACTACTGGAACGAAGATTACACTCTGCGCGAGAGCCTGCTCGATCGGATGCTCAAGACGTTCGCGCGCGTCGGACATCCGGTTGCTATCGATCAGGGATGGAACGACTATGACGCCGAGCTGCGGCCGAATGTCTGGACGCGAATCGAGCTGAAGACCGCGGACGAAGAGCACGGCGGCAATCGCGTAACGAATCGCGTAGTCGCGCGCGTTCGGCTCACCAAGCTCTCGCACTACGCGCTGGGCGCCGGCGCAACGCTCGTCGCCGCGGCGGGGTTCGCGGGAGTACCGGAGCTTGCGCTCGGGTTGGCCGCACTCACGATCGCGGGCGCAATATGCCTCGCCAGCGCAATGATCGAAGCGGGCAACGGAGCGTATCGTGCAGTAGAAAACTGCGCCGCCGAACTGAACCTGATGCCGATGGGCAAGCCGGTCAGAGAAGCTGCCGAGGTTCCCACCACAACCGGTGCCCCAATCCCGGCCCCGATACAATCAAATCGCGAACGCGCCGCCGACTGA
- a CDS encoding MerR family transcriptional regulator, producing the protein MTMPNRRPSVRPKKPATAAPATAGGIPERGLKIGEAATLLHVETYVLRFWETQFPFLKPKHSRSKHRFYHEHDIQVLKLIQRLLHDEGFTIVGANKYIKEMGLENLLKGSSAPKASRPASEASNSAPTDDKARRVLGEVHRDLEDLKKLLDD; encoded by the coding sequence ATGACTATGCCTAACCGCCGGCCATCAGTGCGGCCGAAGAAACCCGCGACAGCCGCCCCCGCGACTGCCGGCGGCATTCCCGAGCGCGGCCTCAAGATCGGAGAAGCAGCGACTCTGCTCCACGTCGAGACCTACGTCCTGCGCTTCTGGGAAACCCAGTTCCCATTTCTCAAGCCCAAGCACTCGCGCAGCAAGCATCGCTTTTACCATGAGCACGACATCCAGGTCCTGAAGCTGATCCAGCGCCTGCTCCACGACGAAGGCTTCACGATCGTCGGCGCCAACAAGTACATCAAGGAGATGGGCCTGGAGAATCTGCTCAAAGGCAGCTCCGCGCCTAAGGCCTCCCGCCCAGCATCCGAGGCATCGAACAGTGCGCCAACTGACGACAAAGCCCGCCGCGTGCTCGGCGAAGTGCATCGCGATTTAGAAGATCTGAAAAAACTCCTCGACGATTGA
- a CDS encoding integration host factor subunit alpha: MTKADLVDMIYERVRCSKREAGEVVEAVFAIIRDSLRQGDKVKISGFGTFAVNQKHARRGRNPQTGEPITIDSRRVLTFKPGQVLRERVSGKKRRP; the protein is encoded by the coding sequence ATGACTAAAGCCGATCTCGTAGATATGATCTACGAGCGGGTCCGCTGTTCAAAGCGGGAAGCCGGCGAGGTGGTCGAGGCGGTGTTTGCGATCATTCGAGACTCGCTGCGTCAGGGCGACAAGGTCAAGATTTCCGGTTTCGGTACCTTCGCGGTCAATCAGAAGCACGCGCGCCGCGGACGTAATCCGCAGACTGGAGAACCAATCACGATCGATTCGCGCCGCGTGCTCACGTTCAAGCCCGGACAAGTGTTGCGCGAGCGCGTCAGCGGCAAGAAGCGCCGACCATGA